In the genome of Pelodiscus sinensis isolate JC-2024 chromosome 3, ASM4963464v1, whole genome shotgun sequence, one region contains:
- the ITGB1BP1 gene encoding integrin beta-1-binding protein 1 isoform X1: MFRKGKKRHSSSSSQSSEISTKSKSVDSSLGGLSRSSTVASLDTDSTKSSGQSNSISDTCAEFRVKYVGAIEKLKFDESKSLEGPLDLINYIDVAQQDGKLPFVPAEEEFIMGVSKYGIKVSTSDQYDVLHRHSLYLIVRMVCYDDGLGAGKSLLALKTTDASYEECSLWVYQCNSLEQAQAICKVLSTAFDAVLTSEKS, translated from the exons atgttcagaaaagggaaaaaacgacacagcagcagcagttcccaaaGCAGTGAAATCAGTACTAAAAGCAAG TCTGTTGACTCCAGTCTTGGTGGACTTTCCAGATCTAGTACtgtggctagtctagacacagactccACTAAAAGTTCAG GACAAAGCAACAGTATTTCGGATACTTGTGCAGAGTTTAGAGTTAAATATGTTGGTGCCATTGAAAAACTGAAATTTGATGAGAGCAAGAGTTTGGAGGGGCCATTGGATTTGATAAATTACATAGATGTGGCACAG CAAGATGGAAAATTACCTTTTGTTCCAGCTGAAGAAGAGTTCATTATGGGAGTTTCCAAGTACGGTATTAAAGTCTCAACATCTGATCAATAT GATGTTTTACATAGACATTCTTTGTATTTAATTGTGCGGATGGTCTGCTATGATgatgggctgggagcaggaaagAGTTTACTGGCTTTGAAGACGACAGATGCAAGTTATGAAGAATGCAGCCTCTGGGTATATCAGTGTAATAGTTTG GAACAAGCACAAGCTATTTGCAAAGTGTTATCGACAGCCTTTGATGCAGTTTTAACATCAGAGAAGTCTTGA
- the ITGB1BP1 gene encoding integrin beta-1-binding protein 1 isoform X2, producing MFRKGKKRHSSSSSQSSEISTKSKSVDSSLGGLSRSSTVASLDTDSTKSSGQSNSISDTCAEFRVKYVGAIEKLKFDESKSLEGPLDLINYIDVAQQDGKLPFVPAEEEFIMGVSKYGIKVSTSDQYRPLWSSLDEVGLENVVAFHHHKSQPLNKSTYLLQASNLILPLHCSGCFT from the exons atgttcagaaaagggaaaaaacgacacagcagcagcagttcccaaaGCAGTGAAATCAGTACTAAAAGCAAG TCTGTTGACTCCAGTCTTGGTGGACTTTCCAGATCTAGTACtgtggctagtctagacacagactccACTAAAAGTTCAG GACAAAGCAACAGTATTTCGGATACTTGTGCAGAGTTTAGAGTTAAATATGTTGGTGCCATTGAAAAACTGAAATTTGATGAGAGCAAGAGTTTGGAGGGGCCATTGGATTTGATAAATTACATAGATGTGGCACAG CAAGATGGAAAATTACCTTTTGTTCCAGCTGAAGAAGAGTTCATTATGGGAGTTTCCAAGTACGGTATTAAAGTCTCAACATCTGATCAATAT CGTCCCCTTTGGTCTTCACTGGATGAAGTGGGACTTGAAAATGTGGTGGCCTTCCACCATCATAAATCCCAGCCCCTAAACAAGAGCACATATCTACTCCAGGCCTCAAACCTCATACTGCCTCTTCATTGTTCCG GATGTTTTACATAG